Proteins encoded together in one Catellatospora citrea window:
- the bioB gene encoding biotin synthase BioB, whose protein sequence is MSTSSVSVLDRARTRVLAEGQGLEEADILEVLRLPDEDIPAALQLAHEVRMRWCGPEVEVEGIVSLKTGGCPEDCHFCSQSGLFSSPVRSVWLDIPSLVKAAQQTAATGASEFCIVAAVRGPDAKLMQQMRDGVKAIKEAVDINVAASLGMLSQEQVDDLVDMGVHRYNHNLETCRSYFPNVVTTHSWEERWGTLKMVRDSGMEVCCGGIIGLGETLEQRAEFAAQLAELQPDEVPLNFLNPRPGTPLGDQPVMDPKDALRAIAAFRLALPRTILRYAGGRELTLGDLGTREGLLGGINAVIVGNYLTTLGRPATSDLDLLAELKMPVKALSATL, encoded by the coding sequence ATGTCGACCAGCTCAGTATCGGTACTCGACCGCGCCCGCACCCGTGTCCTCGCCGAGGGACAAGGCCTCGAAGAGGCCGACATCCTCGAAGTGCTCCGGCTGCCCGACGAGGACATCCCCGCCGCGCTCCAGCTGGCCCACGAGGTCCGCATGCGCTGGTGCGGTCCCGAGGTCGAGGTCGAGGGCATCGTGTCGCTGAAGACCGGCGGCTGCCCCGAGGACTGCCACTTCTGCTCGCAGTCGGGGCTGTTCTCCTCCCCCGTGCGCTCGGTGTGGCTGGACATCCCGTCGCTGGTGAAGGCGGCCCAGCAGACGGCGGCCACCGGCGCGAGCGAGTTCTGCATCGTCGCCGCCGTACGCGGCCCGGACGCCAAGCTCATGCAGCAGATGCGCGACGGCGTCAAGGCGATCAAGGAGGCCGTCGACATCAACGTGGCGGCGAGCCTCGGCATGCTGAGCCAGGAGCAGGTCGACGACCTGGTGGACATGGGCGTGCACCGCTACAACCACAACCTGGAGACCTGCCGCTCCTACTTCCCGAACGTGGTCACCACGCACTCGTGGGAGGAGCGCTGGGGCACCCTGAAGATGGTGCGCGACTCCGGCATGGAGGTCTGCTGCGGCGGCATCATCGGCCTCGGCGAGACCCTCGAACAACGCGCCGAGTTCGCCGCGCAGCTCGCCGAGCTGCAGCCCGACGAGGTGCCGCTGAACTTCCTCAACCCCCGGCCGGGCACCCCGCTGGGCGACCAGCCGGTGATGGACCCCAAGGACGCGCTGCGGGCCATCGCCGCGTTCCGGCTCGCGCTGCCGCGCACCATCCTGCGGTATGCGGGCGGCCGCGAGCTCACCCTCGGCGACCTGGGCACCCGTGAGGGCCTGCTGGGCGGCATCAACGCGGTGATCGTCGGCAACTACCTGACCACCCTCGGCCGCCCGGCGACCTCGGACCTCGACCTGCTGGCCGAGCTGAAGATGCCGGTCAAGGCCCTGTCCGCGACGCTGTGA
- the bioD gene encoding dethiobiotin synthase — protein MLVTGTDTGVGKTITTAAIAAAASSSGVRTAVVKPAQTGVDPAYGEVSDMEVVARLAAPATTRTLAEYPDPLAPTAAARVAGLPSLDMFTVLDEIKSTAAEHELTLVEGAGGLLVPMGQHPGGAQWTLADLAVALSAPAVVVARAGLGTLNHTALTLEAMARRGITGRVVLGAWPSRPELVHFTNLADLPEELDGLLPEGAGAMEPGVFRRSAPGWLTPDLYGACDDPRSLAEPDED, from the coding sequence GTGCTGGTCACGGGCACGGATACCGGGGTGGGCAAGACGATCACCACGGCGGCGATCGCCGCCGCGGCGTCCTCCTCGGGGGTACGCACCGCGGTGGTGAAACCCGCGCAGACCGGCGTCGACCCCGCCTACGGTGAAGTGTCCGACATGGAGGTGGTGGCCCGGCTCGCCGCCCCCGCCACCACCCGCACGCTGGCCGAATACCCGGACCCGCTGGCGCCGACCGCGGCCGCCCGGGTCGCCGGACTGCCGTCGCTGGACATGTTCACGGTGCTGGACGAGATCAAGTCCACCGCCGCCGAGCACGAACTGACCCTCGTCGAGGGCGCCGGCGGGCTGCTGGTGCCGATGGGCCAGCACCCCGGCGGAGCCCAGTGGACGCTGGCCGACCTCGCCGTGGCGCTGTCCGCGCCCGCGGTGGTGGTGGCCCGCGCGGGCCTGGGCACGCTCAACCACACGGCGCTGACCCTGGAGGCGATGGCCCGCCGCGGCATCACCGGCCGGGTCGTGCTCGGGGCCTGGCCCAGCCGCCCCGAACTGGTGCACTTCACCAACCTCGCCGACCTGCCCGAGGAACTCGACGGGCTGCTCCCCGAGGGCGCCGGGGCGATGGAGCCCGGCGTCTTCCGCCGCAGCGCGCCCGGCTGGCTCACCCCCGACCTGTACGGCGCCTGCGACGACCCGCGCAGCCTGGCCGAGCCCGACGAAGACTGA
- a CDS encoding 8-amino-7-oxononanoate synthase: MGDWLATLRRKADLRERAGLRRELRPRAGDDALVDLAGNDYLGLARHPRVLEAAAVALDEYGLGATGSRLVRGSTDAHTALESALAAWLGAEQALVYSSGYLANLGAIRALCGPNTLLVSDAHNHASLIDGCRLAGSQTVTFAHGDAADAARVLAAHPGRPAVVLTESVFSVDGDLAPLAELHAAARAHGALLLVDDAHGLGVLGPRGSGGVVAAGLAGEPDVIVTATLSKALGGAGGVVAGPAALVRHLVDTGRTFIFDTALPPAIAAGVGAALDLARDGEPLRAVLHQRAAAIRDTCRAAGLAVTDPAGGVVSVEAPSAEQAWAWAGACRDKGVAVGCFRPPSTPDSRSRLRLTVNAGVPAADFARALEIIVEVRP, from the coding sequence ATGGGCGACTGGCTGGCGACGCTACGACGCAAGGCCGACCTGCGCGAACGCGCCGGGTTACGCCGGGAACTGCGTCCGCGAGCCGGTGACGACGCTCTGGTCGACCTCGCCGGCAACGACTACCTCGGCCTGGCCCGCCATCCCCGGGTGCTTGAGGCCGCGGCGGTGGCCCTGGACGAGTACGGCCTCGGCGCGACCGGCTCCCGGCTGGTGCGCGGCAGCACCGACGCGCACACCGCGCTGGAGTCCGCGCTCGCCGCGTGGCTGGGGGCCGAGCAGGCGCTGGTCTACTCCAGCGGCTACCTGGCCAACCTGGGCGCGATCCGGGCCCTGTGCGGCCCGAACACGCTGCTGGTCTCCGACGCGCACAACCACGCCTCGCTGATCGACGGCTGCCGGCTGGCCGGGTCGCAGACCGTGACGTTCGCCCACGGCGACGCGGCCGACGCGGCCCGCGTGCTCGCGGCGCACCCCGGTCGGCCCGCGGTGGTGCTCACCGAGTCGGTGTTCTCCGTCGACGGCGACCTCGCCCCGCTGGCCGAGCTGCACGCGGCCGCCCGGGCGCACGGGGCGCTGCTGCTCGTCGACGACGCGCACGGGCTCGGCGTGCTCGGCCCGCGGGGGTCCGGCGGCGTGGTCGCGGCCGGGCTCGCGGGCGAGCCCGACGTGATCGTCACGGCGACCCTGTCCAAGGCGCTGGGCGGTGCGGGCGGCGTGGTCGCCGGACCCGCCGCGCTGGTCCGGCACCTGGTCGACACCGGCCGCACCTTCATCTTCGACACCGCGCTGCCGCCCGCGATCGCCGCCGGGGTGGGCGCGGCGCTCGACCTCGCCCGCGACGGCGAGCCGCTGCGCGCGGTGCTGCACCAACGCGCGGCCGCGATCCGCGACACGTGCCGGGCGGCGGGCCTGGCCGTCACCGACCCGGCGGGTGGTGTGGTGTCCGTCGAGGCCCCGTCGGCCGAGCAGGCCTGGGCCTGGGCCGGAGCCTGCCGGGACAAGGGCGTGGCGGTAGGGTGCTTCCGCCCACCGTCCACACCGGACAGTCGCTCGCGGTTGCGGCTGACGGTCAACGCAGGCGTGCCCGCCGCGGACTTCGCGCGGGCGCTGGAGATCATCGTGGAGGTGCGGCCGTGA